The following proteins come from a genomic window of Panicum hallii strain FIL2 chromosome 8, PHallii_v3.1, whole genome shotgun sequence:
- the LOC112902081 gene encoding putative disease resistance protein At1g59780 isoform X2: protein MVLPPEQAAAAAFLNNVMGKLFQALGLVETYKMLRDLEPESESLLQDLRMLTAAVDDELTGPKGDRRTAVARAYSSEMRALTHDVEDCIERFVHRVTGGGLEGASRLRRAVHTVGMLRTCYRFASEIKRLKKRVQEVRARVLKPLEGGGVGGQPSGSRPAAGPRAVDHAARSPVGIEKPMEELLALLDLDLDQRQPEGQPQPPSQAQPRVIAIVGFGGVGKTTLARAVYDAAPVAGAFPCRAWVAVRSPEDGDATGILENIHQQLLPGQQYSESSLTKFLRDKR from the exons ATGGTGCTACCACcggagcaagcggcggcggccgccttcTTGAACAACGTCATGGGGAAGCTCTTCCAAGCTCTCGGTTTGGTGGAGACATACAAGATGCTGAGGGACCTCGAGCCAGAGAGCGAGTCCCTGCTGCAGGACCTCCGCATGCTCACGGCCGCCGTGGACGATGAGCTCACCGGCCCCAAGGGAGACCGCCGCACCGCCGTCGCGCGGGCCTACAGCAGCGAGATGCGCGCGCTGACGCACGACGTGGAGGACTGCATCGAGCGGTTCGTGCACCGCGtcaccggcggcggcctcgAGGGAGCGTCGAGGCTCCGCCGCGCCGTGCACACGGTCGGCATGCTCCGCACCTGCTACCGGTTCGCCTCGGAGATCAAGCGGCTCAAGAAGCGCGTGCAGGAGGTGAGAGCCAGGGTGCTCAAGCCACTcgagggcggcggcgtcgggggCCAGCCCTCCGGCTCCAGACCCGCCGCGGGGCCGCGCGCCGTTGATCACGCCGCGCGTAGCCCCGTGGGCATAGAGAAGCCCATGGAGGAGCTCCTCGCGCTGTTGGACTTGGACCTCGACCAACGACAACCGGAGGGCCAACCGCAGCCGCCGTCGCAGGCGCAGCCAAGGGTTATCGCCATCGTCGGATTTGGCGGTGTGGGGAAAACTACCCTCGCGAGAGCCGTGTACGACGCCGCCCCTGTCGCCGGTGCGTTCCCTTGCCGCGCTTGGGTCGCCGTGCGCTCGCCGGAGGACGGCGATGCCACGGGGATTCTGGAGAATATACACCAGCAGCTTCTCCCGGGGCAGCAGTATTCAGAATCTTCGCTCACCAAATTCCTCAGGGATAAGAG GTAA